In one window of Camelus bactrianus isolate YW-2024 breed Bactrian camel chromosome 13, ASM4877302v1, whole genome shotgun sequence DNA:
- the LOC105071144 gene encoding LOW QUALITY PROTEIN: PRAME family member 12-like (The sequence of the model RefSeq protein was modified relative to this genomic sequence to represent the inferred CDS: inserted 1 base in 1 codon) translates to MTYDSLTGEWRGAEEGKRCQTCAFLKRSSVLPSLVAXNEPVSDSPSIKRWSLLPSAWQMRKESFRESVNVTQSHSEGDRTQAKMRLGILGTDLYQVVRTTLTLAKSFVSHLEVTCRPCFPDLTAPCLPRCLMTPLDSLAITHCFLEESDLAHLSWCPNISQLKGLDLSGVSLTDFSPEPLQVLLEKVAATLQELNLNQYGIMDPQLESVLPALSRCSQLRSFSLCGSPLSTAVMGKLPSHTAGLPRLSQEGYPAPRETYSCAGVPLRERLARLQAELLEILRDLGRPRTIWLNSIPWAPGGYREFSLIEIIEHPHLVGCICQKVSSGCLETEI, encoded by the exons ATGACTTACGACTCACTCACGGGGGAGTGGAGAGGCGCTGAGGAAGGGAAGCGATGTCAGACCTGCGCATTTCTAAAGAGAAGCTCTGTGCTCCCCAGTTTAGTGG ACAATGAGCCTGTCTCAGATTCCCCAtcaataaaaag GTGGAGTCTGTTGCCCTCTGCttggcagatgaggaaagagagctTCCGAGAGTCTGTGAATGTGACTCAGTCACACAGTGAAGGTGACAGGACTCAGGCTAAAATGAGACTGGGAATTCTGGGTACTGATCTTTATCAAGTGGTCAGAACGACCTTGACCTTGGCCAAATCATTTGTCTCCCACCTTGAGGTCACGTGCCGCCCCTGTTTCCCAGACCTAACTGCTCCGTGTCTCCCCAGGTGCCTGATGACCCCCTTAGACAGCCTGGCAATAACTCACTGCTTCCTGGAGGAATCAGACTTGGCCCACCTGTCCTGGTGCCCGAACATCAGTCAGCTAAAGGGCCTGGATCTGAGTGGGGTCAGCCTGACGGACTTTAGTCCTGAGCCGCTCCAAGTTCTGCTGGAGAAAGTTGCAGCCACCCTCCAGGAACTGAACTTGAATCAGTATGGGATCATGGACCCCCAACTCGAGTCCGTCCTGCCCGCCCTGAGCCGCTGCTCCCAGCTCAGGTCCTTCAGCCTGTGTGGGAGCCCCCTCTCCACGGCTGTTATGGGGAAGCTGCCAAGTCACACCGCCGGGCTGCCCAGATTGAGTCAGGAGGGGTACCCTGCCCCTCGGGAGACTTACAGCTGTGCTGGAGTTCCCCTCAGAGAGAGACTTGCCCGGCTGCAGGCTGAGCTGTTGGAGATTCTGAGAGACCTGGGACGTCCCAGGACCATCTGGCTTAACTCCATCCCCTGGGCTCCCGGTGGCTATAGGGAATTCTCGCTCATAGAAATCATTGAACACCCCCACCTAGTTGGTTGCATCTGTCAAAAGGTTTCTTCTGGGTGCTTGGAAACTGAAATCTAG